From Deltaproteobacteria bacterium:
AGCCGGCCCCGAGGCGACGACGACCTGGGCGCGTTCGAACAGCAGCGTAGTGAACTCGAGGCTGGTCATGCCCCGCGGCACCGGCACCCACAGGTAGAACGTACCGCGCGCCGGCCGATAATCGATGCCGATGGCGCGCAGCGTGTCGAGCACCAGAGCCCGGCGCCTGGCGTAGATCGCCAGCATGTGATCGATGTTGCCGGCGCAGTGTTCGAGCGCGGCAATACCGGCATACTGAACGGCGTTGAACACGCCGGAGTCGGTGTTCTCCTTCACTTGCGAGATGGCCGCGATGAGGTCGCGGTTGCCCACTGCCATGCCCAGCCGCCAGCCGGTCATGTTGAACGGCTTGGAGAGCGAGTTGAGCTCGACCCCGACATCTCTGGCTCCGGGGACCGACAGGAAGCTCAGCGGCCGCTCGCCGTCAAAGACAATTTCGATATAGGGATTGTCGTAGCACACCGCGATGTCGTACTGGCGGGCGAAGTCGACCAACTCGCGCAGGAACGCCGGTGTGGCTACCGCACCGGTGGGGTTGTTCGGGTAGCACACGAACATCGCCGTCGCCTTGCGAGCTAGATCGGCCGGAACGTCGGCCAGCACCGGCAGGTAGCCGTGCTCGGGCCGGATCGGAATGCTCACCGGCTGGCCGCCGCCGATGAGGATACTGGCCCGGTAGGCGGGATAACCCGGGTCGGTCATCAGGACCGTATCGCCGTGGTTTACGCGCGCCAGGACAAAGTGGTGGCAGCCTTCCTTCGATCCGATCAGGCCGAGCACCTCGGTAGCCGGATCGAGCGTGACCCGGTAGCGCTTGGCGTACCAGTTCGCGACCGCCTGGCGGAAAGCGAGCATCCCCTTCTCTTCATCCGTGGGGTAGCGGTGATTGGCGGGGTCGCCGGCCGCTTGAGTCAGGGCTTGGATCACCGGGCCCGGAGTGGGCTCGACCGGGTCGCCGATGGCGAGGCTGATGACGTCAATCCCGCTAGCGCGCGCCTGGCCGATCTTCTTGCGCAGCTCCATGAACGGATACGGGGGAATCAGCTTCAGCCGGTCGGCGGGACGCATGGCGGGCTCTCCTTGGTCGGACTCAGGTTGGCGCCCGCACTACCACCCAGTGCCGGCCATCGCAACACCTTCAGCCCGCCATTTGTAAATCGCCGCCGAAGGCGCTATGAGCGCTGGTGCCGCGCTTACGGGCGCGAGTTGTGCCGTCGGATGCGGACGGGGAGCGATGCTCCCCATGGGACAGGGGGGAGGTTTCTACGGCGCCATGCCCCATCGGGCACTGATCGGAATCGGGTCCAACCTCGGGGACCGTAAAGCGAATTATCGCGAGGCTTGCGATCGCATCGCAGCCTTGCCGGCCACCCGTACCGTCAAAGCGTCATCGCTCTACGAGAGCGAACCATTGGGCGACGCCAAGACGTGGTTCGTCAACGCGGTCATCGAGATCGAAACCGAGTGCTCGCCCGCCGAGCTACTCAAGCGGCTACAAGCCATCGAGAAGAGCATGGGCCGCAAGCGGGTGAAGGGCAAACGCTGGGGCTCGCGCATCATCGACCTCGATATCCTCTTCTTCGACAAGGAG
This genomic window contains:
- the folK gene encoding 2-amino-4-hydroxy-6-hydroxymethyldihydropteridine diphosphokinase, with protein sequence MPHRALIGIGSNLGDRKANYREACDRIAALPATRTVKASSLYESEPLGDAKTWFVNAVIEIETECSPAELLKRLQAIEKSMGRKRVKGKRWGSRIIDLDILFFDKEVIDKRNLVVPHKELHNRRFVLVPLCELVPQMVHPRLNHTMSELLAGLKDKKKVHLLPRA
- a CDS encoding LL-diaminopimelate aminotransferase; the encoded protein is MRPADRLKLIPPYPFMELRKKIGQARASGIDVISLAIGDPVEPTPGPVIQALTQAAGDPANHRYPTDEEKGMLAFRQAVANWYAKRYRVTLDPATEVLGLIGSKEGCHHFVLARVNHGDTVLMTDPGYPAYRASILIGGGQPVSIPIRPEHGYLPVLADVPADLARKATAMFVCYPNNPTGAVATPAFLRELVDFARQYDIAVCYDNPYIEIVFDGERPLSFLSVPGARDVGVELNSLSKPFNMTGWRLGMAVGNRDLIAAISQVKENTDSGVFNAVQYAGIAALEHCAGNIDHMLAIYARRRALVLDTLRAIGIDYRPARGTFYLWVPVPRGMTSLEFTTLLFERAQVVVASGPAYGQYGEGFVRFSLTVSDDRLAEAMARISTAMR